In a genomic window of Bubalus bubalis isolate 160015118507 breed Murrah chromosome 17, NDDB_SH_1, whole genome shotgun sequence:
- the ASIC5 gene encoding acid-sensing ion channel 5 gives MGSSVHELQQHVEFSSHISRTPEHRLRLLEKIKLYLSKKTLPPHTNRRKFDHDFAISTSFHGVHNIVRNPSRIRKVIWLLVVLGSISLLIWQVYSRLVNYFRWPTTTSMEVQYVEKIEFPAVTFCNLNRFQAEAAATFGIIFFLWNIVSKVLHLQEISTNSTGSKEAIDFLASERNFSITEFVKENGFYLNSSTLLECEFFGKPCGPEDFAHVFTEYGNCFTFNHGENIQAKEKVSVSGRGLHLLFNVNQEEFTDDPTLGFVDAGITFVIHSPMKVPQFDGLGLSSPVGMHTRVTIRQVKTVHQEYPWGECNPHMKLQNFRTYSTSGCLQECKAWHIKKQCGCLPFLLPGNGIECDLQKFYNCVSPILDHIEIKGLCTVGTHNSSCPVPCEETEYPAFISYSTFPSQKALKYLSKKLNQSQQYIRENLVNIEINYSDLNYKITQQQKAVSVSELLADVGGQLGLFCGASVITIIEIIEYIFSNFYWICILFLLKIPEMAQGAPAPQNHLENKDSIEVC, from the exons atgggctctagtgtGCACGAGCTTCAGCAGCATGTTGAGTTCAGTAGTCACATCTCCcggactccagagcacaggctca GACTCTTGGAAAAGATCAAGCTCTACCTTTCAAAGAAAACTTTGCCACCTCACACTAACCGTAGGAAGTTTGACCATGACTTTGCCATCTCTACTTCCTTCCACGGAGTCCACAACATTGTCAGAAATCCGAGTAGGATTCGCAAGGTGATCTGGTTGCTGGTGGTCCTAGGCTCCATCAGTCTCCTCATCTGGCAGGTATACAGCCGTCTCGTCAATTACTTCAGGTGGCCCACCACGACATCTATGGAGGTACAGTATGTGGAGAAGATAGAGTTCCCAGCTGTGACCTTCTGCAATTTAAACAG GTTCCAAGCAGAAGCTGCAGCCACAtttggcattatttttttcttatggaatATTGTATCCAAAGTCCTTCATCTTCAGGAAATCAGTACCAATTCTACTGGCTCTAAAGAGGCTATTGATTTCCTTGCAAGTGAGCGAAACTTCAGCATTACAGAGTTTGTCAAGGAAAATGGTTTTTATCTCAACAGCAGCACATTGTTAGAATGTGAATTTTTTGGAAAGCCATGTGGCCCAGAG GATTTTGCACATGTCTTCACTGAATATGGAAACTGTTTTACCTTTAATCATGGTGAAAATATCCAAGCAAAGGAAAAAGTGAGTGTTTCTGGAAGAGGCTTACACTTGCTCTTCAATGTAAATCAG GAGGAATTTACTGATGACCCAACCCTTGGCTTTGTCGACGCTGGGATCACCTTTGTTATCCATTCACCCATGAAGGTGCCGCAGTTTGATGGTTTGGGCTTGTCCTCACCAGTGGGAATGCATACACGGGTGACCATCCGCCAGGTGAAG ACAGTCCATCAGGAATACCCTTGGGGAGAATGCAATCCCCACATGAAACTGCAGAACTTCAGGACCTATAGCACCTCCGGCTGTTTGCAGGAATGCAAAGCTTGGCACATCAAGAAGCAGTGCGGATGTCtgcctttccttcttcctg gaaatgggATAGAGTGTGACCTACAAAAGTTTTACAACTGTGTGTCTCCTATACTCG ACCACATTGAAATTAAGGGATTGTGTACAGTGGGAACACACAACTCCAGCTGCCCTGTACCTTGTGAAGAAACAGAATACCCTGCGTTCATTTCTTATTCCACTTTTCCAAGCCAAAAAGCTTTGAAATATCTTTCCAAGAAGTTGAATCAAAGCCAGCAATATATCAG GGAGAATCTTGTGAATATTGAAATAAACTATAGTGACTTAAACTATAAGATAACCCAGCAGCAAAAAGCAGTGAGTGTCTCTGAGTTACTTG CAGATGTTGGTGGTCAGCTGGGCCTATTTTGTGGGGCCAGTGTGATTACAATTATAGAAATTATTGAGTATATATTCAGCAATTTCTACTGGATATGCATTTTGTTCTTGCTGAAGATCCCTGAAATGGCCCAGGGAGCTCCTGCacctcagaatcacctggagaataAAGACAGCATCGAGGTATGCTGA